In Geminicoccaceae bacterium, a single window of DNA contains:
- a CDS encoding response regulator encodes MDDGSCLIARLRSRIAGLEQAVGAAEETNEARATFLATMSHELREPMNGVLGMARLLRETQLDPEQLAYVEAVVDSAEALISIINDILDLSRIDAGNIEFVSVDFSLRPFFDRLGTLLRNRATRKGLEFRIELSDALPGVLRGDPGRLRQMLINLAGNAIKFTSQGEVVVQVRAETARNDRTVLFMSVSDTGAGIPHHVQERLFSAFAQADAGIPRLYGGNGLGLMIAQRLARAMGGEISVHSDGVHGSRFDASVQLDAAGDEDAPTISRADLAGTTMLVVDAQKRSRETVIDLGSLWNMHVRGAISAIEALSAIQDAADRGEPFDFVLIDRSVDEGSGDAIGEKARTVAGMENSRLVLLVASGMRGDARRAREAGFDAYLPKPLTASTLLDCLQQLRAGPVEGGLLTIHSLSDHKRKPLRILVADDNPVNCKLATIMLRRAGHAVEIAADGQEAVRMVESGQFDLVLMDIQMPVMNGLDATRRIRELADATKSAIPIIAITANAMRGDDAPCYRAGMNGYVTKPIDRASLMTAIDGVV; translated from the coding sequence GTGGATGACGGGAGTTGCCTGATTGCCCGGTTGCGATCACGGATCGCCGGGCTCGAACAGGCTGTCGGGGCCGCCGAAGAGACCAACGAAGCTCGCGCCACGTTCCTCGCAACCATGAGCCACGAGCTGCGCGAGCCGATGAATGGCGTTCTGGGCATGGCTCGCCTGTTGCGCGAGACCCAACTCGACCCGGAGCAACTGGCCTATGTCGAGGCGGTGGTCGACTCGGCCGAGGCGTTGATTTCCATCATCAATGATATTCTCGATCTGTCGCGTATCGACGCCGGCAACATCGAGTTTGTCAGCGTGGACTTCTCGCTGCGCCCCTTTTTCGACCGGTTGGGAACACTCCTGCGGAACCGGGCTACCCGCAAGGGACTGGAGTTCCGCATCGAGCTCAGCGATGCCCTGCCGGGCGTTCTTCGGGGCGATCCGGGTCGTTTGCGACAAATGCTGATCAATCTTGCCGGCAATGCCATCAAGTTCACGAGCCAGGGGGAAGTGGTCGTTCAGGTCCGCGCGGAAACGGCTCGAAATGACCGCACAGTTCTATTCATGTCGGTGAGCGACACCGGAGCAGGTATTCCCCATCACGTGCAGGAACGGCTCTTTTCCGCCTTTGCTCAAGCCGATGCCGGAATACCGCGCCTCTACGGCGGCAACGGCCTCGGGCTGATGATCGCCCAGCGGCTCGCTCGGGCCATGGGCGGCGAAATCAGCGTCCACAGCGACGGCGTACATGGCAGTCGCTTCGATGCGAGCGTCCAGCTCGATGCGGCGGGCGACGAAGACGCGCCGACGATCAGCCGGGCCGATCTTGCCGGCACCACCATGCTCGTCGTCGATGCCCAGAAGCGCAGTCGGGAAACCGTCATCGACCTCGGCTCGCTCTGGAATATGCATGTACGCGGCGCCATTTCCGCCATCGAGGCCCTCAGCGCCATCCAGGATGCAGCGGACCGCGGCGAGCCGTTCGACTTCGTGCTCATCGACCGGTCGGTCGATGAAGGTAGCGGGGACGCCATCGGGGAGAAGGCGCGGACGGTTGCTGGCATGGAAAACAGCCGTCTCGTCCTGCTGGTCGCATCGGGCATGCGCGGCGATGCCAGGCGCGCGCGCGAGGCCGGTTTCGACGCCTATCTGCCCAAGCCGCTGACGGCCAGCACCCTGCTCGACTGCCTGCAGCAACTGCGCGCCGGGCCGGTCGAGGGTGGCCTGCTCACCATTCATTCCCTCTCCGATCACAAGCGCAAGCCGCTTCGCATCCTCGTCGCCGACGACAACCCGGTGAACTGCAAGCTCGCGACGATCATGCTCCGGCGAGCCGGGCATGCCGTGGAGATCGCCGCCGATGGTCAGGAGGCCGTGCGGATGGTCGAAAGCGGCCAGTTCGACCTCGTCTTGATGGACATCCAGATGCCGGTGATGAACGGGCTCGATGCAACCCGTCGCATCCGCGAACTGGCCGATGCGACGAAGTCGGCCATTCCCATCATCGCCATCACCGCCAATGCCATGCGCGGCGATGACGCACCCTGCTATCGGGCCGGCATGAACGGCTACGTCACCAAGCCCATCGACCGCGCCAGCCTCATGACCGCCATCGACGGCGTGGTCTAG
- a CDS encoding ribosome-associated translation inhibitor RaiA — MMDKPLQVTFHNLEHSDAVEDEIRDRMRKLSEVCDRITSGRVVIDSPHRTNQRAKSFTVSIELGLPRNEIVIKRDPVTDIHSAVADAFDTARRRLRDYVEKNRGN; from the coding sequence ATGATGGACAAACCGTTGCAGGTAACGTTTCACAATCTCGAACACAGCGACGCGGTCGAGGACGAGATACGCGACCGGATGAGAAAATTGAGCGAGGTCTGTGACAGGATTACCTCCGGCCGGGTGGTCATCGATAGTCCACATCGTACCAATCAGAGGGCGAAATCCTTTACGGTAAGCATAGAATTGGGACTGCCCAGAAACGAGATCGTCATCAAGCGCGACCCCGTGACGGATATTCATTCGGCCGTGGCCGATGCATTCGACACGGCCAGGAGGCGGCTGAGAGACTATGTGGAGAAAAACCGGGGCAACTAA
- a CDS encoding molecular chaperone, with the protein MTSRPMGLARFTLAGLCLWLLGAHAAAAFSISAGRIQLSDENPVASVILYNGTATSAIIHAEAFQWNSSSTGDQRPIKARDILVSPRSFHLAQGASQEIRLRERQRTSNRERTYRLVIGEIPNSMEVTVVNVEFATKFDLPVFVTPEGAHPEPQWRISESGTMSSAIELSNTGTAHLHVENLVVSRRTDGKAITTVRAPFDVLAGRFLTMPIGTVARGVPLRVEAQTNIGPIMVEFPP; encoded by the coding sequence GTGACGTCCCGACCGATGGGGCTGGCACGTTTCACCTTGGCCGGACTGTGTCTGTGGCTCCTTGGAGCCCATGCCGCGGCGGCCTTTTCGATCTCGGCAGGACGTATCCAACTGTCCGACGAAAACCCGGTTGCCAGCGTGATTCTGTACAATGGCACGGCGACGAGCGCCATTATCCATGCCGAAGCCTTTCAGTGGAATTCGTCGTCAACGGGCGATCAGAGGCCGATCAAGGCACGCGACATTCTCGTCTCACCGCGTTCCTTTCATCTTGCCCAAGGAGCCAGCCAGGAAATCCGCCTGCGCGAACGGCAACGGACCAGCAACCGGGAAAGAACCTACCGGCTGGTAATCGGCGAGATCCCCAATTCGATGGAGGTCACCGTCGTCAACGTCGAGTTCGCGACGAAATTCGATTTGCCCGTGTTCGTCACGCCGGAAGGTGCCCATCCCGAGCCGCAATGGCGGATCAGTGAAAGTGGCACCATGAGCTCGGCCATCGAACTTTCCAACACGGGCACCGCCCATCTCCATGTCGAGAATCTCGTGGTCAGCCGACGAACGGACGGCAAGGCGATCACCACCGTCAGGGCCCCCTTCGACGTGCTGGCCGGCCGCTTCCTGACCATGCCGATCGGTACCGTAGCGCGTGGCGTGCCCCTGCGCGTCGAAGCACAGACCAATATCGGGCCGATCATGGTCGAATTCCCCCCCTGA